The following are encoded in a window of Carya illinoinensis cultivar Pawnee chromosome 15, C.illinoinensisPawnee_v1, whole genome shotgun sequence genomic DNA:
- the LOC122297140 gene encoding protein GIGANTEA-like isoform X2, producing the protein MAGSCERWIDGLQFSSLFWPPPQDAQQRKAQITAYVEYFGQFTSEQFPEDIAELIRNRYPSKEKRLFDDVLATFVLHHPEHGHAVVLPIISCIIDGTLVYDRTSPPFASFISLVCPSSENEYSEQWALACGEILRVLTHYNRPIYKMEQPNGDTERSSSGCEASTSDSIDRQSIHIPLAQKERKPLRPLSPWITDILLAAPLAIRSDYFRWCSGVMGKYAAGELKPPTTASSRGPGKHPQLMPSTPRWAVANGAGVILSVCDDEVARYETATLTAVAVPALLLPPPTTALDEHLVAGLPALEPYARLFHRYYAIATPSATQRLLLGLLEAPPSWAPDALDAAVQLVELLRAAEDYVSGIRLPRNWMHLHFLRAIGTAMSMRAGIAADAAAALLFRVLSQPALLFPPLQQVEGVEVQPESFGDYGSSYKKQREVPAVEATIEATAQGIASMLCAHGPEVEWRICTIWEAAYGLIPLSSSAVDLPEIIVATPLQPPILSWNLYIPLLKVFEYLPRGSPSEACLMKIFVATVEAILQRTFPPESSKEQTRKTRYLSVIGSASKNLAVAELRTMVHSLFLESCASVELASRLLFVVLTVCVSHEAQSNGNKKSSGIETYPPNEVIEDLQAISEKQREMKTRKLKKQGPVAAFDSYVLAAVCALACELQLFPMISRAGNYSSSKDVSHVAAKPMKINGSADKFQNGVDSAVRHTHRILAILEALFSLKPSSIGTSWSYSSNEIVAAAMVAAHVSGLFRRSKACMHALSVLMRCKWDNEIYTRASSLYNLIDIHSKAVASIVDKAEPLEAHLIHTPVWRDSLLGFDGKKQNQCKNGVCFDPEQPSTSVSLYSDTKFNSERAPHLNEGLGNTLGKGIANFPLDASDLANFLTMDRHIGFNCSAKVLLRSVLAEKQELCFSVVSLLWHKLITAPETQPSAESTSAHQGWRQVVDALCNVVSSSPTKAATAVVLQAERELQPWIAKDDDQGQKMWRINQRIVRLIVELMRNHDRPESLVILASASDLLLRATDGMLVDGEACTLPQLELLEATARAIQPVLQWGESGLAVADGLSNLLKCRVPATIRCLSHPSAHVRALSTSVLRDILHTGSFKSNSKPVDINGIRGPSYQYFSLDVIDWQASIEKCLAWEAHSRLAAGMPIQFLDAAAKELGCTISL; encoded by the exons atggcTGGTTCGTGTGAGAGGTGGATTGATGGTCTTCAATTCTCTTCTTTGTTCTGGCCTCCGCCACAGGATGCGCAGCAACGAAAG GCTCAAATTACTGCCTATGTTGAGTACTTTGGTCAATTTACATCAGAACAGTTTCCAGAGGATATTGCCGAG TTGATCCGCAACCGCTATCCATCAAAAGAAAAGCGTCTTTTTGATGATGTATTAG CTACGTTTGTCCTTCACCATCCAGAGCATGGGCATGCAGTTGTTCTTCCAATTATTTCATGTATCATTGATGGTACGTTGGTGTATGATAGGACCAGTCCTCCATTTGCCTCTTTCATATCCCTAGTCTGCCCGAGCAGTGAG AATGAATACTCTGAACAGTGGGCTTTGGCATGTGGAGAGATCTTGCGAGTTTTAACTCACTACAATCGCCCAATATACAAGATGGAACAACCAAATGGTGATACAGAAAGAAGCAGTAGTGGCTGTGAGGCTTCCACAAGTGACTCTATTGACAGGCAATCCATCCATATTCCTTTGGCACAAAAAGAGAGGAAACCTTTGAGGCCTTTGTCTCCCTGGATTACGGACATACTGCTAGCTGCTCCTCTCGCTATCAGGAGTGACTACTTCCGATG gTGCAGTGGTGTAATGGGTAAATATGCTGCTGGAGAACTCAAGCCACCCACAACTG CTTCTTCTCGTGGACCTGGAAAGCATCCTCAGCTCATGCCATCAACGCCACGGTGGGCTGTTGCTAATGGTGCTGGTgtcatattaagtgtatgcgATGATGAAGTTGCTCGCTATGAAACTGCTACTTTAACGGCAGTGGCTGTCCCAGCACTTCTGCTTCCTCCTCCAACAACAGCTCTGGATGAGCATTTGGTTGCTGGCCTGCCAGCTCTTGAGCCATATGCACGCCTATTTCATAG ATATTATGCCATTGCTACTCCGAGTGCCACCCAGAGACTGCTTCTTGGACTTCTAGAAGCACCACCATCATGGGCTCCAGATGCACTTGATGCTGCTGTCCAGCTTGTGGAACTCCTTCGCGCTGCTGAAGACTATGTATCTGGCATTAGG CTTCCAAGGAACTGGATGCATCTGCATTTCTTGCGTGCAATTGGGACTGCAATGTCCATGAGAGCAGGAATAGCTGCTGATGCTGCAGCAGCTTTACTTTTCCGCGTACTCTCACAGCCTGCATTACTTTTTCCTCCATTACAGCAAGTGGAGGGAGTCGAAGTTCAACCTGAATCTTTTGGAGATTATGGTTCATCCTATAAAAAGCAG AGAGAAGTGCCTGCGGTTGAAGCAACTATTGAAGCTACCGCCCAAGGGATTGCATCAATGCTTTGTGCCCATGGCCCTGAGGTTGAATGGAGGATTTGTACCATATGGGAAGCTGCATACGGCCTGATTCCATTAAGTTCCTCTGCGGTTGATCTTCCAGAAATCATAGTTGCAACTCCTTTGCAACCGCCCATATTATCATGGAATCTGTACATACCTCTCCTAAAGGTTTTTGAATATCTTCCTCGTGGTAGTCCATCAGAAGCATGTCTCATGAAGATATTTGTTGCTACCGTTGAAGCGATTCTTCAGAGAACGTTTCCACCTGAGTCCTCTAAAGAACAAACCAGAAAAACAAGATACCTCTCTGTCATAGGATCTGCCTCCAAAAACCTTGCTGTGGCAGAGCTTCGTACTATGGTCCATTCACTTTTCTTAGAATCATGTGCCTCTGTAGAGCTTGCTTCACGCCTGCTTTTTGTGGTGTTAACTGTGTGCGTTAGTCATGAGGCTCAGTCCAATGGGAACAAGAAGTCAAGTGGAATAGAAACTTATCCTCCTAATGAAGTCATTGAGGACTTACAAGCAATATCTGAAAAGCAAAGAGAGATGAAAACTAGGAAGTTAAAAAAACAAGGGCCTGTGGCAGCATTTGATTCATATGTTCTAGCTGCGGTTTGTGCTCTTGCCTGCGAGCTTCAGTTGTTTCCTATGATTTCAAGGGCTGGTAATTACTCGAGTTCAAAAGATGTATCACATGTAGCCGCCAAGCCAATGAAAATAAATGGATCTGCTGACAAGTTCCAAAATGGTGTTGACTCAGCTGTTCGCCATACTCACAGAATCTTGGCAATTTTAGAGGCACTTTTCTCGCTGAAGCCATCTTCTATTGGAACCTCATGGAGTTACAGTTCAAACGAGATAGTTGCTGCAGCCATGGTTGCCGCTCATGTTTCTGGACTATTTAGAAGGTCAAAGGCTTGCATGCATGCTCTTTCGGTCTTGATGCGATGCAAGTGGGACAATGAAATTTACACGAGGGCATCATCACTGTACAACCTCATTGATATTCACAGCAAAGCTGTTGCATCCATCGTCGACAAGGCTGAGCCATTAGAAGCACACTTAATACATACACCAGTATGGAGAGATTCCCTCCTGGGTTTTGATggcaaaaaacaaaatcaatgcAAAAATGGTGTTTGCTTTGATCCAGAGCAGCCATCTACCTCAGTGTCTTTGTATTCAGATACTAAATTTAATTCTGAAAGAGCACCACACTTGAATGAAGGCTTAGGGAACACCTTGGGTAAAGGTATTGCAAATTTCCCATTAGATGCATCAGATTTGGCCAACTTCCTCACGATGGACAGGCATATAGGATTTAACTGCAGTGCAAAAGTTCTTCTAAGATCTGTGCTAGCAGAGAAACAAGAGTTATGTTTCTCTGTTGTGTCATTGCTGTGGCACAAGTTGATCACGGCTCCTGAAACCCAACCAAGTGCAGAAAGCACTTCTGCTCATCAAGGTTGGAGGCAG GTTGTTGATGCGCTATGTAATGTCGTGTCATCTTCACCAACAAAAGCAGCTACAGCAGTTGTTCTTCAG GCGGAGAGGGAATTGCAGCCTTGGATTGCCAAAGATGATGATCAAGGTCAGAAGATGTGGAGAATCAACCAACGGATTGTAAGATTGATTGTGGAGCTCATGAGGAATCACGATAGGCCAGAATCATTGGTGATTTTGGCAAGTGCATCAGATCTACTTCTGCGCGCAACGGACGGGATGCTCGTTGATGGAGAAGCTTGCACTTTACCACAGCTGGAG CTACTGGAAGCCACGGCTAGAGCAATTCAGCCGGTGCTGCAGTGGGGAGAATCTGGGTTGGCGGTTGCAGATGGCCTTTCAAACCTCTTAAAG TGTCGGGTACCAGCTACCATCCGATGCCTCTCTCATCCGAGTGCACATGTTCGCGCTTTGAGCACATCAGTTCTTCGAGATATTTTGCACACTGGTTCGTTCAAATCTAATTCTAAACCTGTCGACATAAATGGCATCCGCGGTCCCTCCTATCAGTATTTCAGTTTAGACGTTATTGACTGGCAAGCAAGCATTGAGAAATGCTTAGCATGGGAAGCTCACAGCAGACTTGCAGCCGGAATGCCTATCCAATTTCTTGATGCTGCCGCCAAGGAATTAGGCTGTACTATTTCCCTATGA